In one Fluviispira vulneris genomic region, the following are encoded:
- a CDS encoding aminotransferase class IV yields the protein MSNQHNGISCINGTFTPLHEAKIPISDRGFLFGHSIFETLLVKGDKIISWESHFERMKLSCESSFIKIPDEKLLKDWCQHCAEINYKLSDPKPLKVQLRIIITGGNSFDLSIKRTNEILPNPNVIIICRNAVGPSQEQYMNGISLKCLPDLRAQGLIDIKSCSYLYNLMCLEIAKKEGYNDALFYNNLNLITESTTANFIWFDEKSNVYSASFKGSCLAGTTLSKLIQGMQKTNLHFAWKELNLDNLAEAIGCGIISSIRGIVPVNKIDTTHFDIHSQKKLFEKLNKVLEDQME from the coding sequence ATGTCAAATCAACATAATGGAATTTCATGTATTAATGGAACATTTACTCCATTACATGAAGCTAAAATTCCAATTTCCGATCGTGGTTTTTTATTTGGTCATTCCATTTTTGAAACTTTGCTTGTAAAGGGCGATAAAATTATTTCGTGGGAAAGTCATTTTGAAAGAATGAAGCTCAGTTGTGAAAGTTCATTTATTAAAATTCCAGATGAAAAATTATTAAAAGATTGGTGCCAGCACTGCGCTGAAATCAATTATAAATTAAGTGATCCAAAACCTCTTAAAGTGCAATTAAGAATTATTATAACAGGTGGTAATTCTTTTGATCTAAGCATCAAAAGAACGAACGAAATTTTACCAAACCCAAACGTCATCATAATTTGCAGAAATGCTGTTGGACCATCACAAGAGCAATATATGAATGGCATTTCATTAAAATGTTTACCAGATTTAAGAGCGCAAGGTTTAATCGACATAAAAAGCTGTTCTTATTTATATAATTTAATGTGTCTTGAAATTGCAAAAAAAGAAGGTTATAATGACGCACTCTTTTATAATAATTTAAATTTAATCACTGAATCCACTACAGCAAACTTTATCTGGTTTGACGAGAAGAGTAATGTATATTCTGCTTCTTTTAAAGGGAGTTGCCTTGCAGGAACTACTTTATCTAAACTTATTCAAGGCATGCAAAAAACAAATTTACATTTCGCTTGGAAAGAATTAAATCTAGATAATCTTGCTGAAGCCATTGGCTGCGGCATTATTTCATCTATTCGAGGAATAGTTCCTGTAAACAAAATAGATACAACTCACTTTGATATTCATTCTCAGAAAAAACTTTTCGAGAAATTAAATAAAGTGCTAGAAGATCAAATGGAATAA